The Pyrodictium delaneyi genome contains a region encoding:
- a CDS encoding polysaccharide deacetylase family protein: MTLKIAVLSFDVEQDCPPYLSSTRGMERGLPRILDLLAEERVKATFFFTAEMAQLFPRLARRVVDEGHELGSHGYMHERLDKLSLFEASYLLEKATAVLSRFGMVRSFRAPNLQLPDELLPVLEKLGYSVDSSLARYKPPFPRVVRRVGRIVRIPVSVTSSVLRLPWLLQQFIHKRLTPPLVYFAHPWEYVDMRNELVRFDCRFNTGDAALELLRKLIVLLRREGYTIVTLCEAARLLGYEVNC, from the coding sequence TTGACGCTGAAAATTGCTGTATTAAGCTTCGATGTTGAGCAAGATTGTCCGCCTTATCTATCCTCTACTAGGGGGATGGAGAGGGGGCTGCCACGCATACTCGACTTACTGGCTGAAGAGAGGGTCAAGGCAACATTCTTCTTTACTGCTGAGATGGCGCAGCTCTTTCCCCGCCTAGCCCGCCGAGTTGTCGACGAAGGTCATGAACTGGGTTCCCATGGCTACATGCATGAGCGTCTCGATAAGCTTAGCCTCTTCGAAGCTAGTTATCTCCTCGAGAAGGCAACAGCTGTGCTAAGCAGGTTTGGCATGGTACGTTCGTTTCGTGCACCGAATCTCCAGCTCCCCGACGAGCTGCTTCCTGTCTTGGAAAAATTAGGCTACTCTGTAGACTCCTCTCTGGCCAGATATAAACCACCATTTCCGCGAGTGGTGCGCAGAGTTGGGAGGATTGTACGTATACCAGTTTCGGTTACCTCCTCCGTGCTACGCTTACCTTGGCTGCTACAGCAGTTTATCCATAAGAGGCTGACACCGCCATTGGTGTACTTTGCTCATCCCTGGGAGTACGTGGACATGCGCAATGAGCTGGTCCGGTTCGACTGCCGTTTTAACACTGGAGACGCTGCGTTAGAGCTTCTAAGAAAGCTAATAGTCCTTCTGCGTAGGGAAGGATACACCATAGTAACCTTATGTGAAGCTGCTAGGTTGCTGGGCTACGAAGTCAACTGCTAA
- a CDS encoding lysylphosphatidylglycerol synthase transmembrane domain-containing protein — protein sequence MPEWLSGSLQVLSRADIRYVLLTLVLYITSVSIYAVRWIVVLRKVGVKLRFRDSFAAYLASILVNNITPSARAGGELMRIAYAYIKTGTPMIKLLNTVAFERICESVPVISLAAIAIFEALVAGDKPIGIIVEFFLIVAGVAIGVKYWDKILAIAARKLGFGDNLDSSVSIKRLVKDRSLFIVTVVLSSIVWILDVLRLYTAALAVGWEAPPLRFALASVMYLVVGLLAVTPGGIGIVEGGLTAVFIALGASPSVALATVMIERLISYGFASLIGLLVIIAGGGPQAWTLLRSRWRQTGFTPR from the coding sequence GTGCCTGAATGGTTATCGGGCTCACTTCAAGTTCTCTCACGCGCTGACATAAGGTACGTCTTGCTTACATTAGTTCTCTATATCACATCTGTATCTATTTATGCTGTCCGCTGGATTGTCGTACTACGCAAAGTTGGTGTAAAGCTCAGATTCAGGGACTCCTTTGCTGCGTATCTTGCCTCTATACTTGTTAATAATATAACTCCGAGTGCACGTGCAGGCGGAGAATTGATGAGAATAGCATATGCCTATATTAAGACAGGTACACCGATGATCAAGTTACTAAATACAGTAGCTTTCGAACGTATATGTGAATCAGTACCCGTGATATCCTTAGCAGCTATTGCCATATTTGAGGCCCTAGTTGCTGGCGATAAACCTATCGGAATCATTGTAGAGTTCTTCTTGATAGTTGCAGGTGTTGCCATAGGCGTTAAGTACTGGGATAAAATTCTAGCCATAGCAGCTAGAAAGCTTGGCTTCGGAGATAACTTAGACTCAAGCGTATCCATAAAGCGGCTAGTTAAAGACCGTAGTCTCTTCATTGTTACTGTTGTTCTTAGCTCTATTGTCTGGATTCTTGACGTTCTAAGACTCTATACAGCTGCATTAGCTGTCGGCTGGGAAGCTCCACCTCTACGTTTTGCGCTGGCCTCAGTGATGTACTTAGTCGTAGGCTTGCTCGCTGTTACACCTGGCGGCATCGGCATCGTAGAGGGTGGACTTACAGCCGTCTTCATAGCCTTAGGTGCATCACCGAGCGTAGCCCTAGCTACAGTTATGATAGAGAGGCTTATCTCCTACGGTTTCGCATCGCTAATTGGACTCCTCGTCATAATCGCCGGCGGAGGCCCACAGGCTTGGACCCTCTTAAGATCGCGTTGGCGTCAGACTGGTTTTACCCCAAGATAG
- a CDS encoding M28 family peptidase, with amino-acid sequence MGALQQILQETSGVVDGLRAFELISLLSRFHRVQGSNEVTVAGEHVAHMLEELGVEASLENFRGPLGLYEHWGFWEPRGWRLYSAVLERKRSDGAWETIASTRETYLVAVVHSPPGIVEGEARLVGSPENYGGEQIPVVSSLAWEAYYKLVEAGAEAVIAFHEGPGVRYWGLYPPFFQEPPSVPAVSIEYGKALKLNRERIRVRVDAEYHTFPETPVLLARVGNEGDPAVLLVAHLCHPRPGAHDNASGVAALVEIMVALKAMEERLKENGISVIGVAAPEWTGLAAAFTQGLVDADNLLAALSIDMVGAKLDVVGGVLQLVGSPPPLISLLDPVLDAALSSSVEGPYAGLREYEWGSDHDVAIGMGIPGSLVNEWPDRFYHSSLDTPDNLSPWRLVAIARAVASAIVVLGERLDKVLEAAKASTSAYVYRASVSDALAEGSALEAARKLAEYSRAYLESIRRVLRGGEAEQLWSRDIDVAIRPPITRTFLYLRGGEAGKKILGLDERERGGIKAMMTIAAATGSMEIAKLYYQMKTGKPSREELVELAKRVLTAEHN; translated from the coding sequence ATGGGTGCTCTGCAGCAAATTCTCCAAGAGACTTCTGGGGTTGTTGACGGGCTTCGCGCTTTTGAACTGATCTCGCTCTTGTCGCGGTTCCACCGCGTCCAAGGTAGCAATGAAGTGACAGTTGCAGGTGAGCATGTTGCTCATATGCTAGAGGAGCTAGGTGTAGAGGCGAGCCTGGAGAATTTCCGTGGTCCGTTGGGGCTTTACGAGCATTGGGGGTTCTGGGAGCCCCGAGGTTGGCGTCTTTACTCTGCTGTGCTTGAGAGAAAGCGGAGCGACGGTGCCTGGGAGACTATTGCGTCTACCAGGGAGACCTACTTGGTTGCAGTCGTACATTCGCCGCCCGGTATTGTGGAAGGCGAGGCTAGACTTGTAGGCAGTCCTGAGAACTATGGGGGTGAACAGATACCAGTTGTATCTAGCTTAGCATGGGAAGCTTACTACAAGCTTGTCGAGGCTGGCGCTGAGGCAGTGATAGCATTCCACGAGGGGCCCGGCGTTAGGTACTGGGGGCTTTATCCACCGTTCTTCCAGGAGCCTCCAAGTGTGCCGGCGGTGAGCATAGAGTACGGGAAAGCGCTCAAGCTAAACCGTGAGAGGATAAGAGTAAGGGTAGATGCAGAGTATCATACTTTTCCCGAGACACCGGTGCTCCTAGCCCGTGTAGGCAACGAGGGCGACCCCGCAGTACTGCTAGTGGCTCATCTTTGTCACCCAAGGCCCGGCGCTCATGATAATGCTAGTGGTGTAGCAGCCCTCGTAGAGATCATGGTCGCCCTCAAAGCTATGGAAGAGCGGCTGAAGGAGAACGGTATCTCAGTGATAGGTGTTGCAGCCCCAGAATGGACGGGGCTAGCAGCAGCCTTCACCCAGGGCCTCGTGGATGCTGATAATCTGTTAGCAGCTCTCAGCATAGACATGGTTGGAGCTAAACTAGACGTTGTTGGAGGAGTACTACAGCTAGTGGGGAGTCCGCCTCCTCTCATATCTCTGCTCGATCCAGTGCTGGATGCAGCCCTCTCATCGAGCGTCGAGGGACCCTATGCCGGTCTAAGAGAGTACGAGTGGGGTAGCGATCACGACGTAGCAATAGGAATGGGGATACCGGGCTCGCTTGTCAATGAATGGCCCGACCGCTTTTACCACTCTAGCCTCGATACGCCGGATAACTTGTCGCCATGGAGGCTAGTAGCTATAGCCAGGGCAGTGGCATCAGCTATAGTGGTTCTCGGAGAAAGGCTTGACAAGGTACTAGAGGCAGCTAAGGCAAGCACCTCCGCATACGTATACAGGGCATCAGTATCAGATGCGTTGGCAGAAGGCTCCGCCCTAGAGGCTGCGCGTAAGCTGGCAGAATACTCTAGAGCATACCTCGAATCGATCCGCCGCGTATTAAGAGGCGGTGAAGCCGAGCAGCTGTGGAGCCGAGACATAGATGTTGCTATAAGGCCTCCAATAACTCGGACTTTCCTCTACCTACGCGGCGGCGAGGCCGGCAAGAAGATACTAGGGCTCGACGAACGGGAGAGGGGCGGAATAAAGGCAATGATGACTATTGCGGCGGCGACAGGCAGCATGGAGATAGCAAAGCTATACTATCAGATGAAGACTGGAAAACCGTCTCGCGAGGAACTGGTAGAGTTAGCGAAAAGAGTACTAACAGCCGAACACAATTAG
- a CDS encoding Ig-like domain-containing protein, whose translation MLATTSAKKYPRIYLFESTLLLMLLAVITIMLAPPAHAKTDVPAIASALVNDTIITALNTYMNKLVYVRATDEGLFLNIAHINTSNPVPSLTILDETELATLPSLLTIDNLYDPRYIILGDLHGNVIIKDLHLNRTLEFGVIGSVKNAVFLDRVGVAIRTSANALYVIRPSELGWFEARVLIGNLLPEKLEHVEITDLKPILKLEDNRIEYLGKGLIALRVAKLAYNTLVKAALIWSNGTPVANATVYGYIDSIGAFTPTTTTDSNGEFTLRIPPDTFYITLFIKTNNTCYSTHITLRDIKSGTLNIVTKPIVIDPQNRAVCPPPTFETKLLILKNKYPPTLTVLKESSRLGDAKILTAYMLNNILYIWVTGRNIPLFNVTAPVFAVLAFNAATGDPVESIWGYYVSSSIATTAAVAPSGELLVIGTSDGSIYILGKSNNTYTLLWSQKLAGSIIHVTLSNRIDGLGYIIAATDAMSNLMLLAVNPDNNMVRIITRGPRGEPYIDSGMDINYLYLSPNAEYLLIAGSKGIIVFNNFQAAITGELKSLDDYMLKKIPLRIYNEDGEPVKGFIVLATLLYGNNSIYETTVETNNSKAYIPCVSGSKLLISVYPKDNIYLPITLAYDAIRACTADGVSITVPYRLMKVRLFVVDKYTGSPPLHDIDITIYDVKRNHTLNYTYNAGQEAPLLIELKPGIYDIIASDTDKTFYKLFRKQFGIFNDTTIIIDLQRVPVTVEITITADLLAYPLDRLKVYVVSHDDRPIYTETTNAPTPTNATKVVFTTAYRGPARIIIKDIPPKGLPPFFIDTSININITKLVNKANINLVPMKYPVTVTVIDNFTKSKVPAKLVISRIYDNRSLDPHLELESNGTLTLNLPRGIYRVYVEPLPINGSLPLNAPRIISINVNGSMNIVIELERIRVLTPLVIIDPMSPGEVVIDNIIVSVDGHNITKVLSGHSEPIKVPLLINGSEIELISENRIYAQYKGKIKPTLNDTIVKIKLSRINHVLTITVLNDIGEPIPGVRAWATGLDLEYSTDSVGTPEGIVKLALPFGSYDLCLSAAGYNGKCMTVTLATDASLVVTLTPKPITIIARYSTLITAVIVGVLVLAVLRFYFKKIVERLSTEEEF comes from the coding sequence TTACAATCGATAACTTATATGATCCACGCTACATCATACTCGGCGACCTTCATGGCAACGTTATTATAAAGGATCTTCATCTTAATAGAACTCTAGAGTTCGGAGTCATAGGTTCTGTTAAGAATGCAGTCTTCCTAGACCGGGTTGGCGTAGCAATACGTACTAGCGCTAATGCTCTCTACGTAATAAGACCCAGCGAACTTGGCTGGTTTGAAGCAAGAGTGCTCATAGGCAATCTGCTACCTGAGAAGCTCGAACATGTAGAAATTACGGACTTAAAACCTATACTCAAGCTGGAGGACAACAGAATAGAATATCTTGGCAAAGGCCTAATAGCTCTTAGAGTTGCAAAACTAGCCTATAACACCCTTGTAAAAGCTGCTCTAATATGGAGCAACGGTACACCGGTAGCCAATGCCACCGTCTATGGCTATATAGATTCTATCGGTGCATTTACTCCGACGACTACTACGGACTCTAACGGCGAATTCACACTAAGAATACCACCAGACACATTCTATATAACATTGTTCATAAAAACGAACAACACGTGTTATTCAACGCATATCACACTTCGCGACATTAAGTCTGGCACCCTAAACATTGTAACTAAACCTATAGTTATTGATCCCCAAAACAGAGCTGTATGCCCTCCCCCAACTTTTGAAACTAAGCTACTAATTCTTAAGAATAAATACCCACCTACACTAACGGTGCTTAAGGAAAGTAGTAGATTAGGCGATGCCAAAATACTTACTGCATACATGCTAAACAACATCCTATATATATGGGTAACTGGTAGGAACATACCATTATTCAACGTCACCGCACCAGTATTTGCAGTCCTAGCATTTAATGCAGCTACGGGAGATCCTGTAGAATCTATCTGGGGATACTATGTTTCTAGCTCTATTGCAACTACTGCAGCAGTAGCACCCTCCGGTGAATTATTAGTTATTGGCACATCGGATGGCTCGATCTACATACTTGGAAAGAGCAATAACACTTACACCCTACTATGGAGCCAAAAGCTAGCCGGATCAATTATACATGTAACATTGTCTAATAGGATAGACGGTTTAGGCTATATAATAGCAGCTACCGATGCCATGTCGAATCTGATGTTACTAGCAGTAAACCCGGACAATAACATGGTAAGAATTATCACACGAGGACCAAGGGGCGAACCATACATAGACTCTGGCATGGACATAAACTACCTTTACCTGAGCCCCAATGCTGAATACCTCCTAATTGCCGGATCCAAGGGGATAATTGTATTCAACAACTTTCAAGCCGCTATCACGGGGGAACTTAAAAGCCTAGATGACTATATGCTAAAGAAAATACCATTACGTATATACAATGAAGACGGTGAGCCCGTAAAGGGCTTCATAGTACTAGCAACACTGCTTTACGGAAATAATTCAATTTATGAAACAACAGTTGAAACCAATAATTCGAAAGCATACATACCTTGCGTTAGCGGTTCAAAATTACTTATATCTGTCTATCCCAAGGACAACATTTATCTACCAATAACACTAGCTTATGACGCCATCAGGGCATGTACGGCTGATGGGGTAAGTATTACGGTCCCATACAGGCTAATGAAGGTAAGGCTTTTCGTAGTCGATAAATATACTGGTTCCCCACCATTACATGACATAGACATAACTATATATGATGTCAAAAGAAACCATACCCTGAATTACACATATAATGCTGGCCAAGAGGCACCCTTACTCATAGAGTTAAAACCCGGCATATATGATATAATAGCCTCAGATACAGATAAAACATTCTATAAATTATTTAGAAAACAGTTTGGCATATTTAACGATACAACCATAATCATAGATCTTCAGCGTGTTCCCGTAACAGTTGAGATAACTATAACTGCTGACCTCCTAGCTTATCCTCTAGACAGGTTGAAGGTGTATGTGGTAAGCCATGACGATAGGCCAATATATACTGAAACAACAAATGCACCTACACCTACTAATGCAACTAAAGTAGTGTTCACTACAGCATATAGAGGACCTGCAAGGATAATCATTAAAGACATTCCACCAAAAGGCCTTCCACCGTTCTTTATAGATACTAGCATAAATATCAATATAACCAAACTCGTTAACAAGGCTAACATCAATCTTGTACCAATGAAATATCCCGTGACTGTGACTGTAATCGATAACTTCACAAAATCAAAAGTTCCCGCTAAACTGGTAATCAGTCGTATATACGATAATAGGTCGCTTGATCCGCATCTAGAACTAGAATCCAATGGTACACTTACTCTCAATTTGCCACGTGGCATATACCGTGTATATGTGGAACCACTTCCTATCAATGGAAGCCTGCCACTCAATGCTCCAAGAATTATTTCAATAAACGTTAACGGCTCTATGAACATTGTTATTGAACTAGAACGTATACGTGTATTAACGCCTCTAGTAATAATTGACCCTATGTCGCCCGGCGAAGTAGTCATAGACAATATAATAGTATCAGTTGACGGACATAACATTACAAAGGTGTTAAGCGGGCACTCAGAACCCATAAAAGTACCATTACTCATAAACGGTTCTGAGATAGAACTCATCTCAGAAAATAGGATCTATGCACAATATAAGGGCAAGATAAAGCCTACGTTAAACGACACTATTGTAAAGATTAAACTGTCACGCATAAACCATGTATTAACAATAACAGTTTTGAATGATATCGGTGAACCAATACCTGGCGTTAGGGCATGGGCTACTGGATTAGACCTAGAGTATAGTACTGATAGCGTTGGCACACCAGAGGGCATAGTAAAGCTCGCACTACCCTTTGGTAGTTATGACCTCTGTCTATCGGCTGCAGGCTATAATGGAAAATGCATGACCGTAACATTGGCCACCGATGCATCTCTGGTGGTAACACTTACTCCCAAGCCGATAACAATCATAGCAAGATACTCTACACTGATAACCGCCGTAATTGTGGGCGTACTGGTATTGGCTGTGCTAAGGTTCTACTTTAAGAAGATAGTTGAGCGACTTTCTACAGAGGAAGAATTCTGA
- a CDS encoding glycosyltransferase family 4 protein, whose amino-acid sequence MDPLKIALASDWFYPKIGGIETHIHELALNLQRMGHEPHVFTHDYRPFKPYSDDFPYHVHRLKGAIYLKSAHISLGPGSLLEANRIFKKIGFDITHIHSIYSPLAIAIANLSRGIRDVPVVATNHSLFSWRLSTIPIAYMLRYFLKRVDAFVAVSRRVAEDTRRLLNINGHPLYIVPNAVDPSFWRPPEAEERARARRMLGIPEDRFTVLAVGRFTKRKRIHVVPRIVAEAAKRAAKRLHVVIVGDGPLAELVKDEARKYSNYIDVKVLGFVERPQLREIYWATDVAIVPARLEAFSITALEAMACGVPVIGFKESGVSDVVADGITGFLVESDEEASARITEIALNSDLHARLSHNAPAHVASHFSWEKVARSILEIYRATIDAASGSDKRYLLYRLWRWIRG is encoded by the coding sequence TTGGACCCTCTTAAGATCGCGTTGGCGTCAGACTGGTTTTACCCCAAGATAGGCGGCATAGAGACTCATATTCATGAACTGGCACTCAACCTCCAAAGAATGGGGCATGAGCCTCACGTCTTTACTCACGATTATAGACCTTTCAAGCCTTACAGCGATGACTTCCCTTACCATGTCCACAGGCTTAAGGGGGCTATTTATCTCAAGTCTGCACATATAAGCCTAGGCCCGGGCTCGCTCCTAGAGGCTAATCGCATCTTCAAGAAGATAGGCTTTGATATTACACATATCCACAGCATCTATTCTCCCTTGGCAATAGCTATAGCTAATCTCTCGAGAGGTATTCGCGATGTACCTGTTGTCGCTACTAATCATTCGCTTTTCAGTTGGCGTTTATCGACAATACCCATAGCCTATATGCTTCGTTATTTTCTCAAACGCGTAGATGCATTTGTTGCTGTGAGCCGAAGAGTTGCGGAGGATACGCGCAGACTGCTTAATATTAATGGCCATCCACTCTATATTGTCCCCAATGCTGTAGATCCATCATTCTGGAGGCCACCAGAAGCCGAAGAACGGGCCCGAGCTCGGAGGATGCTGGGGATACCGGAGGATCGGTTTACAGTTCTTGCTGTAGGCCGGTTCACTAAACGCAAGAGGATACACGTAGTGCCACGAATAGTAGCTGAAGCTGCTAAACGTGCTGCCAAGCGTCTTCATGTCGTTATCGTAGGCGATGGACCATTAGCAGAATTAGTCAAGGATGAAGCCCGCAAGTATAGTAACTACATCGACGTAAAGGTACTTGGCTTTGTTGAGAGACCGCAGCTGCGCGAGATATACTGGGCCACTGATGTAGCTATAGTGCCTGCTAGACTCGAGGCTTTTTCAATAACTGCTCTTGAAGCTATGGCCTGCGGTGTTCCCGTCATAGGGTTTAAGGAGAGCGGTGTTAGCGATGTTGTAGCTGACGGAATTACTGGATTTCTTGTCGAAAGCGATGAAGAAGCCTCAGCGAGGATTACCGAAATTGCCCTTAATAGTGATCTTCATGCTCGGCTGTCGCATAATGCCCCAGCACACGTAGCAAGTCACTTCTCATGGGAAAAAGTAGCCCGAAGCATACTGGAAATATACCGAGCTACCATAGATGCTGCTTCTGGGAGCGATAAACGCTATCTCCTATACCGATTGTGGCGGTGGATCCGGGGTTGA